One window of Biomphalaria glabrata chromosome 6, xgBioGlab47.1, whole genome shotgun sequence genomic DNA carries:
- the LOC106073034 gene encoding uncharacterized protein LOC106073034 isoform X2, with the protein MWNFCIVFLWTFLSIYMIKHTQAYTRCTKPDTRKTAYRYSCTQSSQCLTEYCDPYLGLCSCPSGSFIDSISGLCVQNSGSIHTLAGECGYLTSPSSVSTGSLVTWSIRGENGTYTTIIVLEINMNPTSCSTNYLEILENSSTLLSKTCDGSYNMPRFHASKSNNTLTVSYRKASSGYRGFRAIYYTRRDYSELNETMGYIVSPGYPVSYTTRLNNTWLIATEPGHIIKTTFLVDTENTRDYVRVYDGRYLFSSTLTTLTGSVSLRTVTSTANYMLIQFTTDYSVNRAGFRATYEVYDLGYGNRCSSISLCTPGLTCLDGHCACPTTQYYNPINGFCLSRVSFRNPCPLSEECLQGLVCRESVCLCLTTQYYQYSSGTCKNGVVYGKNCTNSNCVDGLNCYLGVCNCSSNQYYDRSFGICKVRIAHGNSCSGTEQCVVGLTCTGTKCGCLTSHYYDFSSSTCRTRLSHGSYCTSASQCQQDFVCTENYCRCFTNTYYNSRTCVAQLSHAVSSCSSSDECLSPYVCRYEKNFLKVCLCPSDMYFDTFYCQNYSALQARVSNSSIVKTDSILLKWTTSTWKSMFSFTVEWGRKYVLTNTSELYVDGLLPGSTYYFTITTNIPGDDYYNNKSVQSKSSIVTKQVPGNTCSSNYTCSENASCVYGVCTCLSQFYVNRVLKTCEPRQIKGYECSRTDECKDTMICVNRRCDCQSGYYYHNNKQDCFGALKKGQLCDPSIENVCELPDLICSRESVYTTNYTCQQKYTNPDEIVFHETDEHNNTVSIAVAVVGWVAALVAFITVIILCSRIRRKSSTNGKDTTATVHDLRRSNISTVPPKNDYRSFPTTTDPQSTTSTTSAPDVSPVQSTVPAMTSAKPATSAKTNNATVSVKPKFVYDNKTYTPDLAKKNESQYDEIDMELILAAYIHEDSNDQVYQNVQIPKENEYNNSNI; encoded by the exons ACAGCGGCTCCATCCATACCTTAGCTGGAGAGTGTGGTTACCTTACCAGCCCAAGCAGCGTCAGCACAGGAAGCCTGGTAACTTGGAGTATCCGCGGAGAGAATGGGACTTATACCACTATAAT tgttttagaGATAAACATGAATCCAACAAGCTGTTCGACAAACTATTTGGAAATTTTGGAAAATTCTTCAACCTTACTTAGCAAAACATGTGATGGCTCATATAACATGCCGAGATTCCATGCTTCTAAATCAAATAATACTCTAACAGTTTCATATCGAAAGGCTTCCAGTGGATACCGAGGATTTAGAGCTATATATTATACAAGAC GTGATTACAGtgaattaaatgaaacaatGGGATATATTGTAAGCCCAGGATATCCTGTGTCCTATACTACACGATTGAACAACACCTGGCTTATTGCAACAGAGCCTGGGCATATAATTAAAACAAC ATTTTTAGTAGATACTGAGAACACTCGTGATTACGTGAGAGTGTATGACGGACgatatttgttttcttcaacATTGACAACTTTAACTGGATCAGTGTCTCTGAGAACTGTGACGTCAACAGCCAATTATATGTTGATACAGTTCACAACAGATTATTCTGTAAACCGCGCTGGATTTAGAGCCACGTATGAAGTATATG ACCTCGGTTATGGTAACAGGTGCAGTTCAATCAGCTTGTGTACACCAGGACTGACCTGCTTAGATGGTCATTGTGCATGTCCAACTACACAATATTATAACCCAATCAATGGCTTTTGTCTTTCTA GAGTTTCTTTTAGAAATCCATGTCCGCTTTCTGAGGAATGTCTTCAAGGCTTAGTTTGTCGTgaatctgtttgtctttgcttaACAACTCAATATTATCAATACAGTTCTGGAACTTGTAAAAACG GTGTGGTTTATGGCAAAAATTGCACGAATTCCAATTGTGTGGATGGTCTTAATTGCTACTTAGGTGTATGCAACTGTTCCAGTAATCAATATTACGATCGATCGTTTGGAATTTGTAAAGTCA GAATAGCTCATGGAAATAGTTGCTCAGGTACAGAGCAATGTGTTGTTGGACTCACCTGTACTGGAACAAAGTGTGGATGTTTGACCAGTCATTATTATGATTTTAGTTCTTCAACGTGCAGAACGA GACTTTCGCACGGAAGTTATTGTACGTCAGCAAGCCAATGTCAACAAGATTTTGTATGTACTGAGAATTATTGCAGATGTTTTACCAATACTTATTACAATAGTAGAACATGTGTAGCTC AACTTTCTCATGCCGTGAGCAGCTGTTCATCTTCTGATGAATGTTTAAGTCCTTATGTATGTAGATATGAGAAAAACTTCCTTAAAGTATGTCTTTGCCCTAGCGACATGTATTTTGATACATTTTACTGTCAAAATT ATTCAGCTCTACAGGCTAGAGTTTCCAACAGTTCAATAGTCAAGACAGATTCAATACTTCTGAAATGGACAACGTCAACATGGAAGTCTATGTTCTCTTTCACTGTTGAATGGGGAAGAAAATACGTGTTGACAAATACGAGTGAGCTCTACGTAGACGGTCTGTTACCTGGAAGTACCTATTACTTTACCATCACCACAAACATACCTGGAGAtgattattacaataataaatctgtccAGTCTAAATCATCTATAGTAACaa AACAAGTTCCAGGCAATACATGCTCTAGCAATTACACATGTTCTGAAAACGCAAGCTGTGTCTATGGTGTGTGTACATGTTTAAGTCAGTTCTATGTGAATCGAGTCTTGAAAACATGTGAACCAA GACAGATAAAAGGTTACGAATGCAGTCGAACAGATGAATGTAAAGATACAATGATTTGTGTAAACCGAAGATGTGACTGTCAGTCAGGATACTACTACCACAACAACAAGCAAGACTGTTTTGGAG CCCTCAAGAAAGGACAACTGTGCGATCCTTCAATTGAGAATGTATGTGAGTTACCGGACCTTATCTGTTCACGTGAAAGCGTATACACAACTAATTACACTTGTCAACAAAAGTATACAAATCCAGACGAAATAGTTTTTCATG agaCAGATGAACACAACAACACAGTGTCTATAGCTGTTGCCGTTGTTGGTTGGGTTGCTGCCCTTGTTGCTTTCATCACTGTAATTATTCTATGTTCAAGAATCCGCAGAAAGTCCTCCACTAATGG CAAGGATACAACCGCAACTGTTCACGACCTAAGGAGATCCAATATATCGACCGTTCCTCCAAAAAATGACTACAGATCTTTTCCTACCACAACAG ATCCACAATCAACCACTAGTACAACAAGTGCGCCTGATGTATCGCCAGTACAGTCAACAGTGCCCGCTATGACGTCTGCTAAGCCTGCGACATCAGCCAAGACCAATAATGCTACTGTCTCAGTCAAGCCTAAATTTGTTTACGACAATAAAACGTACACACCTGACTTAGCTAAAAAAAATGAGAGCCAATATGACGAAATTGACATGGAGCTGATTTTAGCCGCTTACATCCATGAGGATAGTAACGACCAAGTTTATCAGAATGTTCAAATCCCGAAAGAAAATGAGTACAACAATTCTAACATTTAA
- the LOC106073034 gene encoding uncharacterized protein LOC106073034 isoform X3, which produces MWNFCIVFLWTFLSIYMIKHTQAYTRCTKPDTRKTAYRYSCTQSSQCLTEYCDPYLGLCSCPSGSFIDSISGLCVQNSGSIHTLAGECGYLTSPSSVSTGSLVTWSIRGENGTYTTIIVLEINMNPTSCSTNYLEILENSSTLLSKTCDGSYNMPRFHASKSNNTLTVSYRKASSGYRGFRAIYYTRRDYSELNETMGYIVSPGYPVSYTTRLNNTWLIATEPGHIIKTTFLVDTENTRDYVRVYDGRYLFSSTLTTLTGSVSLRTVTSTANYMLIQFTTDYSVNRAGFRATYEVYDLGYGNRCSSISLCTPGLTCLDGHCACPTTQYYNPINGFCLSRVSFRNPCPLSEECLQGLVCRESVCLCLTTQYYQYSSGTCKNGVVYGKNCTNSNCVDGLNCYLGVCNCSSNQYYDRSFGICKVRIAHGNSCSGTEQCVVGLTCTGTKCGCLTSHYYDFSSSTCRTKLSHAVSSCSSSDECLSPYVCRYEKNFLKVCLCPSDMYFDTFYCQNYSALQARVSNSSIVKTDSILLKWTTSTWKSMFSFTVEWGRKYVLTNTSELYVDGLLPGSTYYFTITTNIPGDDYYNNKSVQSKSSIVTKQVPGNTCSSNYTCSENASCVYGVCTCLSQFYVNRVLKTCEPRQIKGYECSRTDECKDTMICVNRRCDCQSGYYYHNNKQDCFGALKKGQLCDPSIENVCELPDLICSRESVYTTNYTCQQKYTNPDEIVFHETDEHNNTVSIAVAVVGWVAALVAFITVIILCSRIRRKSSTNGSKDTTATVHDLRRSNISTVPPKNDYRSFPTTTDPQSTTSTTSAPDVSPVQSTVPAMTSAKPATSAKTNNATVSVKPKFVYDNKTYTPDLAKKNESQYDEIDMELILAAYIHEDSNDQVYQNVQIPKENEYNNSNI; this is translated from the exons ACAGCGGCTCCATCCATACCTTAGCTGGAGAGTGTGGTTACCTTACCAGCCCAAGCAGCGTCAGCACAGGAAGCCTGGTAACTTGGAGTATCCGCGGAGAGAATGGGACTTATACCACTATAAT tgttttagaGATAAACATGAATCCAACAAGCTGTTCGACAAACTATTTGGAAATTTTGGAAAATTCTTCAACCTTACTTAGCAAAACATGTGATGGCTCATATAACATGCCGAGATTCCATGCTTCTAAATCAAATAATACTCTAACAGTTTCATATCGAAAGGCTTCCAGTGGATACCGAGGATTTAGAGCTATATATTATACAAGAC GTGATTACAGtgaattaaatgaaacaatGGGATATATTGTAAGCCCAGGATATCCTGTGTCCTATACTACACGATTGAACAACACCTGGCTTATTGCAACAGAGCCTGGGCATATAATTAAAACAAC ATTTTTAGTAGATACTGAGAACACTCGTGATTACGTGAGAGTGTATGACGGACgatatttgttttcttcaacATTGACAACTTTAACTGGATCAGTGTCTCTGAGAACTGTGACGTCAACAGCCAATTATATGTTGATACAGTTCACAACAGATTATTCTGTAAACCGCGCTGGATTTAGAGCCACGTATGAAGTATATG ACCTCGGTTATGGTAACAGGTGCAGTTCAATCAGCTTGTGTACACCAGGACTGACCTGCTTAGATGGTCATTGTGCATGTCCAACTACACAATATTATAACCCAATCAATGGCTTTTGTCTTTCTA GAGTTTCTTTTAGAAATCCATGTCCGCTTTCTGAGGAATGTCTTCAAGGCTTAGTTTGTCGTgaatctgtttgtctttgcttaACAACTCAATATTATCAATACAGTTCTGGAACTTGTAAAAACG GTGTGGTTTATGGCAAAAATTGCACGAATTCCAATTGTGTGGATGGTCTTAATTGCTACTTAGGTGTATGCAACTGTTCCAGTAATCAATATTACGATCGATCGTTTGGAATTTGTAAAGTCA GAATAGCTCATGGAAATAGTTGCTCAGGTACAGAGCAATGTGTTGTTGGACTCACCTGTACTGGAACAAAGTGTGGATGTTTGACCAGTCATTATTATGATTTTAGTTCTTCAACGTGCAGAACGA AACTTTCTCATGCCGTGAGCAGCTGTTCATCTTCTGATGAATGTTTAAGTCCTTATGTATGTAGATATGAGAAAAACTTCCTTAAAGTATGTCTTTGCCCTAGCGACATGTATTTTGATACATTTTACTGTCAAAATT ATTCAGCTCTACAGGCTAGAGTTTCCAACAGTTCAATAGTCAAGACAGATTCAATACTTCTGAAATGGACAACGTCAACATGGAAGTCTATGTTCTCTTTCACTGTTGAATGGGGAAGAAAATACGTGTTGACAAATACGAGTGAGCTCTACGTAGACGGTCTGTTACCTGGAAGTACCTATTACTTTACCATCACCACAAACATACCTGGAGAtgattattacaataataaatctgtccAGTCTAAATCATCTATAGTAACaa AACAAGTTCCAGGCAATACATGCTCTAGCAATTACACATGTTCTGAAAACGCAAGCTGTGTCTATGGTGTGTGTACATGTTTAAGTCAGTTCTATGTGAATCGAGTCTTGAAAACATGTGAACCAA GACAGATAAAAGGTTACGAATGCAGTCGAACAGATGAATGTAAAGATACAATGATTTGTGTAAACCGAAGATGTGACTGTCAGTCAGGATACTACTACCACAACAACAAGCAAGACTGTTTTGGAG CCCTCAAGAAAGGACAACTGTGCGATCCTTCAATTGAGAATGTATGTGAGTTACCGGACCTTATCTGTTCACGTGAAAGCGTATACACAACTAATTACACTTGTCAACAAAAGTATACAAATCCAGACGAAATAGTTTTTCATG agaCAGATGAACACAACAACACAGTGTCTATAGCTGTTGCCGTTGTTGGTTGGGTTGCTGCCCTTGTTGCTTTCATCACTGTAATTATTCTATGTTCAAGAATCCGCAGAAAGTCCTCCACTAATGG CAGCAAGGATACAACCGCAACTGTTCACGACCTAAGGAGATCCAATATATCGACCGTTCCTCCAAAAAATGACTACAGATCTTTTCCTACCACAACAG ATCCACAATCAACCACTAGTACAACAAGTGCGCCTGATGTATCGCCAGTACAGTCAACAGTGCCCGCTATGACGTCTGCTAAGCCTGCGACATCAGCCAAGACCAATAATGCTACTGTCTCAGTCAAGCCTAAATTTGTTTACGACAATAAAACGTACACACCTGACTTAGCTAAAAAAAATGAGAGCCAATATGACGAAATTGACATGGAGCTGATTTTAGCCGCTTACATCCATGAGGATAGTAACGACCAAGTTTATCAGAATGTTCAAATCCCGAAAGAAAATGAGTACAACAATTCTAACATTTAA
- the LOC106073034 gene encoding uncharacterized protein LOC106073034 isoform X1, with product MWNFCIVFLWTFLSIYMIKHTQAYTRCTKPDTRKTAYRYSCTQSSQCLTEYCDPYLGLCSCPSGSFIDSISGLCVQNSGSIHTLAGECGYLTSPSSVSTGSLVTWSIRGENGTYTTIIVLEINMNPTSCSTNYLEILENSSTLLSKTCDGSYNMPRFHASKSNNTLTVSYRKASSGYRGFRAIYYTRRDYSELNETMGYIVSPGYPVSYTTRLNNTWLIATEPGHIIKTTFLVDTENTRDYVRVYDGRYLFSSTLTTLTGSVSLRTVTSTANYMLIQFTTDYSVNRAGFRATYEVYDLGYGNRCSSISLCTPGLTCLDGHCACPTTQYYNPINGFCLSRVSFRNPCPLSEECLQGLVCRESVCLCLTTQYYQYSSGTCKNGVVYGKNCTNSNCVDGLNCYLGVCNCSSNQYYDRSFGICKVRIAHGNSCSGTEQCVVGLTCTGTKCGCLTSHYYDFSSSTCRTRLSHGSYCTSASQCQQDFVCTENYCRCFTNTYYNSRTCVAQLSHAVSSCSSSDECLSPYVCRYEKNFLKVCLCPSDMYFDTFYCQNYSALQARVSNSSIVKTDSILLKWTTSTWKSMFSFTVEWGRKYVLTNTSELYVDGLLPGSTYYFTITTNIPGDDYYNNKSVQSKSSIVTKQVPGNTCSSNYTCSENASCVYGVCTCLSQFYVNRVLKTCEPRQIKGYECSRTDECKDTMICVNRRCDCQSGYYYHNNKQDCFGALKKGQLCDPSIENVCELPDLICSRESVYTTNYTCQQKYTNPDEIVFHETDEHNNTVSIAVAVVGWVAALVAFITVIILCSRIRRKSSTNGSKDTTATVHDLRRSNISTVPPKNDYRSFPTTTDPQSTTSTTSAPDVSPVQSTVPAMTSAKPATSAKTNNATVSVKPKFVYDNKTYTPDLAKKNESQYDEIDMELILAAYIHEDSNDQVYQNVQIPKENEYNNSNI from the exons ACAGCGGCTCCATCCATACCTTAGCTGGAGAGTGTGGTTACCTTACCAGCCCAAGCAGCGTCAGCACAGGAAGCCTGGTAACTTGGAGTATCCGCGGAGAGAATGGGACTTATACCACTATAAT tgttttagaGATAAACATGAATCCAACAAGCTGTTCGACAAACTATTTGGAAATTTTGGAAAATTCTTCAACCTTACTTAGCAAAACATGTGATGGCTCATATAACATGCCGAGATTCCATGCTTCTAAATCAAATAATACTCTAACAGTTTCATATCGAAAGGCTTCCAGTGGATACCGAGGATTTAGAGCTATATATTATACAAGAC GTGATTACAGtgaattaaatgaaacaatGGGATATATTGTAAGCCCAGGATATCCTGTGTCCTATACTACACGATTGAACAACACCTGGCTTATTGCAACAGAGCCTGGGCATATAATTAAAACAAC ATTTTTAGTAGATACTGAGAACACTCGTGATTACGTGAGAGTGTATGACGGACgatatttgttttcttcaacATTGACAACTTTAACTGGATCAGTGTCTCTGAGAACTGTGACGTCAACAGCCAATTATATGTTGATACAGTTCACAACAGATTATTCTGTAAACCGCGCTGGATTTAGAGCCACGTATGAAGTATATG ACCTCGGTTATGGTAACAGGTGCAGTTCAATCAGCTTGTGTACACCAGGACTGACCTGCTTAGATGGTCATTGTGCATGTCCAACTACACAATATTATAACCCAATCAATGGCTTTTGTCTTTCTA GAGTTTCTTTTAGAAATCCATGTCCGCTTTCTGAGGAATGTCTTCAAGGCTTAGTTTGTCGTgaatctgtttgtctttgcttaACAACTCAATATTATCAATACAGTTCTGGAACTTGTAAAAACG GTGTGGTTTATGGCAAAAATTGCACGAATTCCAATTGTGTGGATGGTCTTAATTGCTACTTAGGTGTATGCAACTGTTCCAGTAATCAATATTACGATCGATCGTTTGGAATTTGTAAAGTCA GAATAGCTCATGGAAATAGTTGCTCAGGTACAGAGCAATGTGTTGTTGGACTCACCTGTACTGGAACAAAGTGTGGATGTTTGACCAGTCATTATTATGATTTTAGTTCTTCAACGTGCAGAACGA GACTTTCGCACGGAAGTTATTGTACGTCAGCAAGCCAATGTCAACAAGATTTTGTATGTACTGAGAATTATTGCAGATGTTTTACCAATACTTATTACAATAGTAGAACATGTGTAGCTC AACTTTCTCATGCCGTGAGCAGCTGTTCATCTTCTGATGAATGTTTAAGTCCTTATGTATGTAGATATGAGAAAAACTTCCTTAAAGTATGTCTTTGCCCTAGCGACATGTATTTTGATACATTTTACTGTCAAAATT ATTCAGCTCTACAGGCTAGAGTTTCCAACAGTTCAATAGTCAAGACAGATTCAATACTTCTGAAATGGACAACGTCAACATGGAAGTCTATGTTCTCTTTCACTGTTGAATGGGGAAGAAAATACGTGTTGACAAATACGAGTGAGCTCTACGTAGACGGTCTGTTACCTGGAAGTACCTATTACTTTACCATCACCACAAACATACCTGGAGAtgattattacaataataaatctgtccAGTCTAAATCATCTATAGTAACaa AACAAGTTCCAGGCAATACATGCTCTAGCAATTACACATGTTCTGAAAACGCAAGCTGTGTCTATGGTGTGTGTACATGTTTAAGTCAGTTCTATGTGAATCGAGTCTTGAAAACATGTGAACCAA GACAGATAAAAGGTTACGAATGCAGTCGAACAGATGAATGTAAAGATACAATGATTTGTGTAAACCGAAGATGTGACTGTCAGTCAGGATACTACTACCACAACAACAAGCAAGACTGTTTTGGAG CCCTCAAGAAAGGACAACTGTGCGATCCTTCAATTGAGAATGTATGTGAGTTACCGGACCTTATCTGTTCACGTGAAAGCGTATACACAACTAATTACACTTGTCAACAAAAGTATACAAATCCAGACGAAATAGTTTTTCATG agaCAGATGAACACAACAACACAGTGTCTATAGCTGTTGCCGTTGTTGGTTGGGTTGCTGCCCTTGTTGCTTTCATCACTGTAATTATTCTATGTTCAAGAATCCGCAGAAAGTCCTCCACTAATGG CAGCAAGGATACAACCGCAACTGTTCACGACCTAAGGAGATCCAATATATCGACCGTTCCTCCAAAAAATGACTACAGATCTTTTCCTACCACAACAG ATCCACAATCAACCACTAGTACAACAAGTGCGCCTGATGTATCGCCAGTACAGTCAACAGTGCCCGCTATGACGTCTGCTAAGCCTGCGACATCAGCCAAGACCAATAATGCTACTGTCTCAGTCAAGCCTAAATTTGTTTACGACAATAAAACGTACACACCTGACTTAGCTAAAAAAAATGAGAGCCAATATGACGAAATTGACATGGAGCTGATTTTAGCCGCTTACATCCATGAGGATAGTAACGACCAAGTTTATCAGAATGTTCAAATCCCGAAAGAAAATGAGTACAACAATTCTAACATTTAA